The Atlantibacter hermannii genomic interval CGCCACAGCATGGTTACTCCTCCTTCACGTCCGGCACGAATTGCTCCGGCGCGGCGCGAAAACGGTTGTAGTTGGCTTCGGAGGCAAAGAACCAGGTTTTCCCGCCGTAGCTGAATTTGTACTCGGCCTTGTCGTTGGTGAGTGTTGCGCCGTTAACCGGATCGGTGACCTTCATGCTGATCACGGTAGAGAAGTAGTTCACGCCTGCTTCCAGCGAGGCTTTGCTCAGGGTGAGTTCGTTATTATCGGTTTTCCAGTCTTCAACCGGCACCGGATTACAACCGCCCGCTTTGCCAATGGATGGAATAAAAATATGCACCCCGCAGGCCACGCAGATCACCTGATTGCCTTCCATCACGTAACCCTGGTCGCCGCACAACAGGCAGGCGTCAAATACCACGCCGAGACGCAGTTTGTCCGGGTAACGGTTGATCACGAAAAAGCGCACGGCCTTCCCGTCGTCGGCCACCCAGACAAAACGGTGCAGTTTGCCGTCGCGTACCTGCTCGATGGGAATGTGGACGTTGCCGTCTTTTTGCAGCGTGACCGGTTTGGCCTCGGAGAGACGTGGCGGCTGAGAAGCCACCTGATCCCAGTAAAGTTGCCCGGCGGCAATCAGTACCGCGGTGGCGATGGTGCTCATCAGTAACCGGCGCGCACCGAGATAACGGGCGCTGGCGAGACGATGGGGAATCGGTTCCGGGGTTTGCCGCCTGATAGCGCGGCGGCGCAGCAGCTCCGGCAGCCAGCCAAACGCCAGCGCCAGCAGTAGCGCAGCGCCCGCCCAGTTAAACCACGGGGCGTTGTTGGTAACGCGGGAGACAAAACTCAGCAGCGATTTGGTGAGCGGCAGGACCTGGAGCTTCATCAGCAACAGCAGTAAATCCCCCGCCAGCGGCACCAGCAATAACGCGGCAGCCAGGACAGCCGTCGGCCACTGGGCGCGCGGCATCCGGCGCAGCAGCATAGCGCACAGCACGCCCGCCAGCGCCAGCAGCGCAAATGCGCCCACCAGCGCGGTAAGGTTGAGCAGCAGATCGGTATTGAGCACATGCGTAGTGGTCAACGCGCCGAGATTGGGGTCCTGCACCCAGTGCCGGGCCGCGCCGCCAATGAGCACGCCGTACCAGACATAGCCCAGCCGGGTGGACGGCAGACGCCAGGTCGCCAGAAACAGCAGCAGCACGACGATTTCCACGCCGGTCAGCGCAAGCTGGAGCGTCTGGTTAGTCGGCAGTTGCAGGCCCAGCCATCCCCCCAGCGCCACGGCCAGGAGGCTTATCCATACCAGCGGGCGCAGCGTCGCCGTGCGCCGAACCCCGTTCACCCCGCACAGCAGCGCGATCAATAAAAACGCCTGCAGGGTCGTGACAAAAAAGTAACTCATAACGTCAACTCAATGCGCCCAAAACCGCCGTTGCGTAAAACCACAAAAGGGTGCCGGCATAGCCGACACCCTGGTCACATCCTTTTGCACGTGCGTATGCACGTTGTTATGCACCACGCGCAGTGACGGCTATCAGTTCAGCCCGACGTATTTAAACTCGTAGCTCACGTCAAACGGCTTCCACCAGCGGCCCACGCCGGTTTCGCCATCGGTGTGACGGTGCATCCCCGCTTTGGACGGCGGATCGATGTGGTAAGTGACTTTGTAGTTGCCCACGCCCATCATTTTGATGTTCGCGCCGTAGTGCGGGCCATCGCTGGCGACCATCGGCATGAAGGTGCCTTCCTGTTTCGCGCCGGTATCGGTGTTTACCAGGGTGTAGTTAATGGTCAGGAACGGGATCCACTCACCCGCGCCGAAACCGTTTTTGTTGCCTTCCACCGCGTGAATATCCGCTTCAAGATGGATATCCGCCTTGGCGGCCGGCAGGCCCATGCCGCGCGGCTCCATGTCGATCGGCTGCAGGTAAACCGCCGCCAGCTCCATTTCGTTCATGGTGATCGGCTCACCCGCCGGGTATTCTTTAAAGGCAAACGCCGCCGGTGCGGTAAACATTCCGGCAATCACGGCACTGGCAATCAGGCTCTTCTTGATGGTCATCAGACTTATCCTCTCGTCTCAAAGAAAAATTAGTTAAGGTTTGCTTTTTATGATGTTTTGCCCGGATACCGGCTCCCCGCGCCGCTGCATCACCACCAGGGCGATCAGCGCGGCGACCAGTAAAGCGGCCTGCGGTAACAAGGTTTCGACATAGGGGTAGATGCCAAGCCAGCCGATTTCCGGCATGCCAGGCAGTAACGTAGGCTGGAACAGTTTGCCTTCAATCAGCTCCAGTACCCCTTTCCCGGCGAAGACAAACGCCATCAGGTACATAAAGCTGCCGGTAAACATAAAGAACGGCTTCAGCGGCAGTTTGACCACCGAATAACGCATCACCAGCCAGGCCACCAGCAACAGTACGCAGCCGATAGCGAATCCGGCGAGGATCGCCAGATGACCGGAGACATTGCTGGCGTCACCCACCAGCGCGTAGTAGAACAGCACGGTTTCCGCGCCTTCGCGATAGACCGCCAGGAAACTGGTCATCCACAGGCCAATCAGCGAACCGCGGCTCAGGGAGTGAGAGAGTTTGCCTTCGAGCCAGGCCTTCCAGTGGCGCGCTTCCACTTTGGATAGCAGCCAGTAGCTCATGGAGAACAGCATAAACACGGCGATCAGCATGGTGACGCCTTCCAGCAGTTCGCGGCTCGCACCGGAGTTGGTGAACAGCAACTGGAAGATCACCGCCGTGATCACGCTGCACACCAGCGCCACGACAACCGACTGGCGGATTAACGGCAGTTTGTCCTGATGGTTATTTTTCACCATATACGCCACGATGGCGGCCACGATGAGCAGCGCTTCCAGCCCTTCACGCACGATGATCATCAGGCTGTACAGCAACAGGCTCCACTGGGTTTTCTCGCCCTCGCCAAGCAGTGAGACTGCTTTTTGCAGATCCTGCGCCAGCGCCTGCGCTTCGGCGTTGAGCGCCGCTTGCGGCTGCCCGGCTTTCATCAGGCTGACCAGGCGGGTGAAGTGTCCTTCGAGCTGGGTTTTAAAGGCCACGTCGCGGGAGCCCACTTTGTTCTCCATGCCGCTGGCTTCGAACAGATCGAAATAGGTGTCCTGCACCGCCATCATGCCGTCCTGCACGTTGCCGTCGCTGTAGACGGCGATGGCTTCCTTCAGGCTGCTGTTGATGCTGGCGGTGATTGTGCCCCAGTCGGCCTGATCCGAGTTCGCGGTTTTCGCCGCTGGCGCAGCGCCGTTTTGCGGCGCGCTGACGGCCTGGGTGTCGCGGGTCGTCGGCAGGCCGGGAAGCACATCCTCAATATCCTGCAACAGGGTGGTCACGCCATAGGCGACGTCGTTCAGATTGTCCGGTTTCGCGGTCAGGCTGATAAGCGTGGTGAACTGTTGGTTAATGGCGGCGGCCTGTTGCGCAGAACGGTTTTTGCGCACCGACATTTCCATTTCTGAATTTTTGAAGCCCTGATAATGCGCCTGCTGAACGCTCTGACTGGCGGCCGCGTACTGCCCTTCCTGATACTGCGTGACCGCCTGGGCCAGCAGATCGTCAATGGTCTGGAAACTTTGCTGCCAGTAATGGGCAATGTCGCCGTTGGAGTAGGCGTCGTGTTGCTGTTCCGCCACCAGTTTGTGGCCGCCGTCCAGCACCGGCTCAACCTGGTCCAGTTCGTTCTTCAGCCAGTCGATTTTGCCCTGCACGTCGGTGACCGGTTTCCCCTCGCCGATCATCTGGCGAATTTCGCCGAATGCGCTCTCCATCTGGTAGCTTTTTTGCGCAGAAATATTAATGCGGATCGGGCCTTCAAGATTTTCAAATACCTCGAAATAGGCCATCTGCACTTCGCGGCGGGCGTCATTGACATTCTGCTGTTGATACAGCGCGGCGGTCTTATCGAGGCGCGTTTTAATGTCGTTGATATAAGGAGAGTAATGGGTCGCTGACCACGCCAGCGTGCTGAATAATAAACCGCAAATGGCAATGAGGAATGAACGCATGGTGAATACGGTACGCCCTGATAATCTTAATAATAGTCATTATCATTACCTGTTTTGTCAGCTTTTGTACATGATTAAAATCATAGAAATGACAAATATTGACGTTGCTTTTCAAAAAGCGCCGTGAATATAAGCGAAGTGATAACGTTTTAAGCTAAACGCTGTTTTTTTCATCGCCCTGCCCTGACTCCCACTCCTTTCCCATTTTCCGGCAATTGAATTGAAGTATTGATATTTCATTTTCAAATCTGCGCAACGTTATGCTCTCAAAACGTTAACAAATACCTTTGCGAACAGGATGGAGAGACTCATGACCAGACAAATTAAACTTGGCGCATTTCTTCCGGGCGGTGGTCAACATGTGTCAGCCTGGCGTCATCCCGATCAACCCGCTGATGGGGCGACCAGTTTTGAATTCCATAAACAACTGGCGCTGACTGCGGAACGCGGCCTGTTTGACGCCTACTTTCTGGCTGATGGCCTGGCGATACCTGCCAAAGGCGGCACCGAAGGCGGCCGGGCGAAAATCGCCGGATTCGAACCGGTGACGCTGTTTTCCGCACTGGCACCGCTCACCAAACATATCGGCTTTATTGCCACCGCCTCCACCACCTATGAAGAGCCCTACAACACGGCGCGTAAATTCGCCTCGCTGGATCTGATTTCCCAGGGCCGTGCCGGGGTGGAATGTGGTGACCACCGCCACCGAAGCGGCAGCGGTAAATTTCAATCTTGACCAGCAGCATCCTCATGATTACCGCTACGCACGAGCGCAAGAGCACGTAGAGGTGGTGAAAAAGCTGTGGGACAGCTTTGAAGATGATGCCTTTATTCGTGATAAAGCCTCCGGACAGTTTATTGACCCCGACAAAGTGCATACCGCCGATCACGTGGGTAAATACTTTAAAGTGAAAGGCCCGCTGAATGTGCCGCGTTCTCCCCAGGGTCACCCGGTGATCGTCCAGGCAGGACAATCGGAAAATGGCCGTGAACTGGCGGCCGCCAGCGCCGAAGTGATCTTCACGTCGCACCAGCATCTTTCCAGCGCCCAGGCGTTTTACCGCGACATTAAATCCCGCGCCAGAGCACTGGGCCGCCGCCCGGAACATATTCTGGTGATGCCGGGCGTGGCGCCGTTTGTGGGCCGCACCGAGGAAGAGGCCCGGGAAAAATATCGCAGCCTGACATCGCTCATTCTGGAAGAAGACGGGCTGGCCCTGCTTAACGGCCTGACCGGCGGTACCCTGAACCTTGCCGATTACGATCCTGATGGCCCGCTGCCGCCGCTGCCCGCAACGGAGGGTATGAAGTCGCGCCAGGCGCTGATCCGCCAGATCGCCGACGAGCACCAGTTTACGATTCGCGAACTGTACCAGTGGATTGCCACCGCGCGCGGTCATTTCACCGTTGTCGGAACCGCCGAACAGGTCGCCGATACCCTCCAGGAATGGTTTGAAAACGAAGCCGCCGACGGTTTCAACATCCTGCCGCCGTATCTGCCGGGCGCGCTGAACGATTTTATCGATCTGGTGATCCCCGAACTGCAAAAGCGTGGCCTGTTCCGCACCGCGTATGAAGGCACCACCCTGCGCGAAAACTTAGGGCTGCCGCATCCGGTCAACCGCTATTCGATTCTGCGCAACAGCAAAGTGGCATAAGGGGGTCAAAATGACTGATTTCAGTAAGGTATGGGTACGACCACGGGCCCGTAGCCCGGGCGTCCAGGCTGGCCGTTGCCGGGAAATGGCGTCACCGTGCGCTGGCCTTCACCGCCGATTACGGTCTGCTGGCGCTTTTCTTCGCGGGCTGGCAAATCGCCAGCTCCCAGGGTTGGCTGAATCCGGCGGTGATCCCGCCGCTGGATAATATCGTTATCGCCTTGTGGAACGGTATCAGCTCGGGCGCGCTGCTGGATGATATCGCCATCAGCCTGCAACGCGCCGGTCTGGCGTTCTTCTCGGCGGTGGCAATCGGGATCCCGCTCGGGCTGTTTATGGGGCAAATCCGCCCGCTGGAGCGGGCGCTGGACCCGTTATTGCAGCTGTTCCGCCAGACATCAGCCCTGGCGCTGTATCCGGTGTTCATTCTGCTGTTCGGGTTGGGTGAAAGTTCCAAGGTGTTCGTGATCTTCTGGGCCGCGCTGTTTCCGGTGCTGCTGGCTACCATCAGCGGCGTCAAAGAGGTGGACCCAAAACTGCTGGAGATGGCGAAAACCTTCGGCGCGCGGCGGTTGACGGTCTTCCGTCGGGTGATCGTCCCCGCGTCGGTGCCGTCGATCTTCGTCGGGCTGCGCCTGTCTGCCACAACCGCCCTGCTGCTGCTGATTGCCGCCGAGATGATCGGTGCCAACAAAGGCATCGGCTTCCAGGTAATGAATGCGCAATACAACTTCCAAATCCCCATGATGTTCGCCGCTATTTTTCTGCTGGCTTTTTTAGGGCTGATGGCGAACCGCATTCTGGTTCTGCTGCAACGCCGTTTGTGTCGCTGGAATACCCATAACCAGTAAAACCACCGTTCACTTTTCGTACCTTGTTGCACTTTTTGGGAATTCAAACATGAAAAAACGCCTCGCCTTCATCGCCGCGCTCGCTTTTGCCAGCGTCAGTTTTTCTTCTCTGGCCCAGGACACCGTCACGTTGCGCTATCTGGCCAGCTATGGCGGTATTTCCGCCCATGAACTGGCTGACGCGCTGGGTTATTTCAAAGGAACCGGCGTGACGCTTGAAAATAAAGGCTACGCCAGCGGCGGCCCGGAATCGCTGTTCGCGCTGGCGTCCGGCAGCGTGGATATCGGTTCTGCCGCCACCCCGGCGGTGCTGAACGCCATCGCCAGCGGTAACAAATTCGTCGCCGCCTACCCGACAAACGGCATCGATAACACCACGAAGTCCATCTTTTATGTGCGCGAAGACAGCCCAATCAGGAGCGTGAAGGATCTGGCCGGGAAATCCGTCGCCATCAATACCCTGGGCGCGCATCTGGATTACACCCTGCGGGAAGCCCTGCGCCAGGCGGGCTTGCCGCAAAACGCCGCGAAGCCGGTGGCGGTCCCCGGTCCGCAGCTTGAGCAAGTGCTGCGTTCCGGTCAGGTGGATGTGGCGGCGTTCGGTTACTGGCAAACCACCTTTGAAGGCGTGGCCCGCAGCCACGGCGGCCTGCGCCCGGTATTTAACGATACGGACGTATTAGGCGAGATCGCAGGCGGGTTTACCGTACTGCGTGAAGATTTCGTTAAAGAGCATCCCGATGCGGCGAAAACCTTCGTCCGGGAGTCGGCCCGCGCACTGGATTACGCCCGCGAGCATCCCCAGGAAGTGCGCGACATCATGGCGAAAGAGCTGAAAGCGCGCGGTGAAAACCCTGACGTGGCCCGCTACTTTACCGGCTACGGGGTAAGGCCCGGCGGTCATGCAGAGGACCGCGATGTTCAGTACTGGATCGACATCCTTGAGCGCGACGGCGCACTGGGCAAAGGTCAGATCCAGGTCACCCACGTTTTATTCAATGCCCAGTGAGGTCTGTGATGACGAGCACAACCGCTATCCGCCGCGGCGAAGTGTCCGTGCAGCGCATGCATAAATCCTTTTCTCTCAACGGTGAGCCTTTCGACGTGTTTCGCGATGTGACGCTGCATATCCGTGCCGGGCAAAGCATCGCCATTGTCGGACCCAGTGGCTGCGGCAAGACCACGCTGCTGCGCATCCTCGCCGGGCTGGAGGAGCCCGACGCAGGTGAAGTGCTGATTGACGGTCACGCCGTGCACGGCCTGAGCCGCGAACGGGCGGTGATTTTTCAGGAGCCGCGCCTGCTGCCGTGGCTATCGGTGCTGGACAATGTCAGCTTTGGGCTCGATGTTCAGGGCGTACCCAAACGTGAGGCGCAGGCGCGTGCCCGTGAGGCGCTCGCGCTGGTCGGGCTTAGCGAGTTCGAAAATGCCTGGCCGCGCCAGTTGTCCGGCGGGATGGCCCAGCGCGTGGGTATCGCCAGAGCCCTAACCGTCCAGCCGGAAATTTTGCTGCTGGATGAGCCGCTGGGGGCGCTGGACGCCATGACAAAAATCACCATGCAGGAAGAGCTGGCGCGCATCTGGGCCGAAGAAAACGTGACCATGATTTTAGTCACGCACGATCTGGAAGAAGCGATTTATCTTGCCGATCGGGTTCTGGTGTTGCCGAAGCATAAAGGCGGGGAAATCCGCTTTATTGACGTGACCCTGCCGCGCCCACGCCAGCGGAGCCAGCGCGAATTCGTGGCGCTCCGCCAGCAGTTAATGGCGGAATTTGGTTTGCACTGATCGTCTTTTTCACGTGACATGTCAGGCCCTGCTCCGTCAGGGCTTTTTTACACCGTCCAGTTAATTTGCCTGTAAGCCTCAGATTTGACACTTCATGTTCATCGCTTCGCCGATATTCGTCTAAGGTTTTTCTATGGCTGTTTTCAGCTCCCGCGCTGAACGCCCTACGATGGAGAATCATTGATGACAAATTCAGCTATGC includes:
- a CDS encoding Predicted membrane protein, whose amino-acid sequence is MSYFFVTTLQAFLLIALLCGVNGVRRTATLRPLVWISLLAVALGGWLGLQLPTNQTLQLALTGVEIVVLLLFLATWRLPSTRLGYVWYGVLIGGAARHWVQDPNLGALTTTHVLNTDLLLNLTALVGAFALLALAGVLCAMLLRRMPRAQWPTAVLAAALLLVPLAGDLLLLLMKLQVLPLTKSLLSFVSRVTNNAPWFNWAGAALLLALAFGWLPELLRRRAIRRQTPEPIPHRLASARYLGARRLLMSTIATAVLIAAGQLYWDQVASQPPRLSEAKPVTLQKDGNVHIPIEQVRDGKLHRFVWVADDGKAVRFFVINRYPDKLRLGVVFDACLLCGDQGYVMEGNQVICVACGVHIFIPSIGKAGGCNPVPVEDWKTDNNELTLSKASLEAGVNYFSTVISMKVTDPVNGATLTNDKAEYKFSYGGKTWFFASEANYNRFRAAPEQFVPDVKEE
- the tpd gene encoding Pathogen-specific membrane antigen, producing the protein MTIKKSLIASAVIAGMFTAPAAFAFKEYPAGEPITMNEMELAAVYLQPIDMEPRGMGLPAAKADIHLEADIHAVEGNKNGFGAGEWIPFLTINYTLVNTDTGAKQEGTFMPMVASDGPHYGANIKMMGVGNYKVTYHIDPPSKAGMHRHTDGETGVGRWWKPFDVSYEFKYVGLN
- the efeU gene encoding putative outer membrane protein,putative Iron permease FTR1 family, with the protein product MRSFLIAICGLLFSTLAWSATHYSPYINDIKTRLDKTAALYQQQNVNDARREVQMAYFEVFENLEGPIRINISAQKSYQMESAFGEIRQMIGEGKPVTDVQGKIDWLKNELDQVEPVLDGGHKLVAEQQHDAYSNGDIAHYWQQSFQTIDDLLAQAVTQYQEGQYAAASQSVQQAHYQGFKNSEMEMSVRKNRSAQQAAAINQQFTTLISLTAKPDNLNDVAYGVTTLLQDIEDVLPGLPTTRDTQAVSAPQNGAAPAAKTANSDQADWGTITASINSSLKEAIAVYSDGNVQDGMMAVQDTYFDLFEASGMENKVGSRDVAFKTQLEGHFTRLVSLMKAGQPQAALNAEAQALAQDLQKAVSLLGEGEKTQWSLLLYSLMIIVREGLEALLIVAAIVAYMVKNNHQDKLPLIRQSVVVALVCSVITAVIFQLLFTNSGASRELLEGVTMLIAVFMLFSMSYWLLSKVEARHWKAWLEGKLSHSLSRGSLIGLWMTSFLAVYREGAETVLFYYALVGDASNVSGHLAILAGFAIGCVLLLVAWLVMRYSVVKLPLKPFFMFTGSFMYLMAFVFAGKGVLELIEGKLFQPTLLPGMPEIGWLGIYPYVETLLPQAALLVAALIALVVMQRRGEPVSGQNIIKSKP
- the snaA gene encoding Pristinamycin IIA synthase subunit A, with product MTRQIKLGAFLPGGGQHVSAWRHPDQPADGATSFEFHKQLALTAERGLFDAYFLADGLAIPAKGGTEGGRAKIAGFEPVTLFSALAPLTKHIGFIATASTTYEEPYNTARKFASLDLISQGRAGVECGDHRHRSGSGKFQS
- the ntaA gene encoding putative alkanesulfonate monooxygenase, with translation MTTATEAAAVNFNLDQQHPHDYRYARAQEHVEVVKKLWDSFEDDAFIRDKASGQFIDPDKVHTADHVGKYFKVKGPLNVPRSPQGHPVIVQAGQSENGRELAAASAEVIFTSHQHLSSAQAFYRDIKSRARALGRRPEHILVMPGVAPFVGRTEEEAREKYRSLTSLILEEDGLALLNGLTGGTLNLADYDPDGPLPPLPATEGMKSRQALIRQIADEHQFTIRELYQWIATARGHFTVVGTAEQVADTLQEWFENEAADGFNILPPYLPGALNDFIDLVIPELQKRGLFRTAYEGTTLRENLGLPHPVNRYSILRNSKVA
- the ssuC_2 gene encoding aliphatic sulfonates transport permease: MIPPLDNIVIALWNGISSGALLDDIAISLQRAGLAFFSAVAIGIPLGLFMGQIRPLERALDPLLQLFRQTSALALYPVFILLFGLGESSKVFVIFWAALFPVLLATISGVKEVDPKLLEMAKTFGARRLTVFRRVIVPASVPSIFVGLRLSATTALLLLIAAEMIGANKGIGFQVMNAQYNFQIPMMFAAIFLLAFLGLMANRILVLLQRRLCRWNTHNQ
- the ssuA gene encoding putative aliphatic sulfonates binding protein precursor, with protein sequence MKKRLAFIAALAFASVSFSSLAQDTVTLRYLASYGGISAHELADALGYFKGTGVTLENKGYASGGPESLFALASGSVDIGSAATPAVLNAIASGNKFVAAYPTNGIDNTTKSIFYVREDSPIRSVKDLAGKSVAINTLGAHLDYTLREALRQAGLPQNAAKPVAVPGPQLEQVLRSGQVDVAAFGYWQTTFEGVARSHGGLRPVFNDTDVLGEIAGGFTVLREDFVKEHPDAAKTFVRESARALDYAREHPQEVRDIMAKELKARGENPDVARYFTGYGVRPGGHAEDRDVQYWIDILERDGALGKGQIQVTHVLFNAQ
- the ssuB gene encoding putative ABC transporter — encoded protein: MTSTTAIRRGEVSVQRMHKSFSLNGEPFDVFRDVTLHIRAGQSIAIVGPSGCGKTTLLRILAGLEEPDAGEVLIDGHAVHGLSRERAVIFQEPRLLPWLSVLDNVSFGLDVQGVPKREAQARAREALALVGLSEFENAWPRQLSGGMAQRVGIARALTVQPEILLLDEPLGALDAMTKITMQEELARIWAEENVTMILVTHDLEEAIYLADRVLVLPKHKGGEIRFIDVTLPRPRQRSQREFVALRQQLMAEFGLH